The genomic region ATTCTCCAAATAGCGATCGCTCGTCAAGCCTATGAAGGAGAATTTTCTCGCCAACAATTATTAGAAATCGCCGCTGAATTAGAAATTTCCCCAGAATGCCTGCAATTAGCAGAACAAGAATGGCTGACCCAGCAATCTGAGAGTCAAGAACGGCAGAGATTTAATCTGGATAGACGGAAAAAGTTGCAAAAGAGATTTGGTAACTATGGTTTAGTTAATATCTTTTTTATCCTTTTAGATCTGGTCAGCGGCGGCGGTCTGTCTTGGTCACTTTATATTTTATTATCTTTAAGCTTTCTCTTGGGTCTTGATGTGTGGAATAAGTCACAGATTCAAGGCGAGGAGTATGAAAAAGCCTTCCAGAATTGGAAACGTAGGCATCAAATCAAGCGTTCGATTGACTCTCTGCTAGACAGACTGCTCAAAGCTTAGTTAATAAATTATATTTTCACCTGTAGTATTTATTAGCGATCGCCCGTACCTATCCCCGGTTTCAGAGGCGCGCTTAGAGGGCGATCGCTAGTTTTAAACTACACAATTAAAAATTTTTATCTAGCCTAAGATAGACAAACGATCGAGGTTCAAGACTAAATTTTCTAACCTAAGGAGAGTTGATTTTATTTCGAGTATCTCTTTAGAAATACTCTAATTTTTGCTTGTTACTACTATTGATATATAGTTGCTCTTAATCCAACAAAAATGAAAGTTTTTTGGTAAAAATAGACGTAACGATGAATTTTTATCATTTTTCTGAGCTAAAACCACAAAATGCAGAAATCAAACATAACTTCTGAGAATTAATTTTTTCTAACCTAAGTCTAACCTAAGGTAGATATGCGAGTTTTAGAACTAACTATACAAAGCGCAAGTTTACCAGTAAAAGACAATTAGAATTCTGCTGGGAGTGCCAAATCTGGTGCAGAAATTCGTTTAATAGACTCCAAAAAAAGCAAACTGTATGCGAGGATGACAAAAATGAATGTTAAATTTTTCCATTCAACTGCTATTGTATTTAGTATTGCAACAGTTGTAGCAGTTGCTAGCAAACTTCCGGCATCAGCGCAGACCTCAAACTCTAAAATTTCTACTTCTGCTGCTGCTTTGAAGGATAGATCGAGAGTTAACACGATCGCGCAAGTCGATCCGACCTATCCCAGCACTCAACCATCTACCCCCACTACAGATCCGACCTATCCCAGCACTCAACCATCTACCCCCACTACAGATCCGACCTATCCCAGCACTCAACCATCTACCCCCACTACAGATCCGACGACTCCTACTACAGAACCAACTACCCCAACAGAACCACCAGCAACTAATCCAGATCCCATTGAACCAGGATCGTCTACCCGTGGTGGTTCTAGCTACGTAGGTGTGGGAGCGAATATTGGTATAGACGGTAGTACGGCTTTAGGTGACACTAACTTTACCGTCATCAGTAAAATCGGATTAACTAATGCTGTCTCTGCACGTCCGTCAGTCATCATTGGGGACAACACCACCATCTTGATTCCCGTGACCTACGACTTTAACTTGCAACCTACAGGAATCGATACAGGTTCGGAAGCTGGTTCGATTTTTGCACCC from Scytonema millei VB511283 harbors:
- a CDS encoding 2TM domain-containing protein — translated: MVDNKLVRTYHQEDIQQILQIAIARQAYEGEFSRQQLLEIAAELEISPECLQLAEQEWLTQQSESQERQRFNLDRRKKLQKRFGNYGLVNIFFILLDLVSGGGLSWSLYILLSLSFLLGLDVWNKSQIQGEEYEKAFQNWKRRHQIKRSIDSLLDRLLKA